Proteins from one Gaiellales bacterium genomic window:
- a CDS encoding lysylphosphatidylglycerol synthase transmembrane domain-containing protein has translation MRIDRRTRVAVEAVVSAVVLGLLLRWAGLHEVATTLRGTDLAWFAPAVVVSIATVPMMALRWQLLLEAKHVSVPLGWLTRTYFVALFAGQFLPAAIGGDAVRVVELGRRTGNAPESVASVLIDRLVGLISLVVLAVVAVSVSGVGRRPGVVAAEAAFGAAAAVALLLLFSGRVRGAVARRLEPRAAGRRLAVGGRFYEALHAYRSHRGVLVAVGLLALLVQVARVGVIWMLARALGLDVPDSVVLLAGPVVFAALALPVSLNGIGVREAVFVYFLHGYATRPQAIALGLAFFAVGTLTALCGAAVLVVRFARYGVGAVRPRTEIGDPPGAKGD, from the coding sequence GTGAGGATCGACCGCCGCACCCGGGTCGCGGTGGAGGCGGTGGTCTCGGCGGTGGTGCTCGGGCTGCTGCTGCGCTGGGCCGGGCTGCACGAGGTGGCGACGACGCTGCGCGGCACCGACCTGGCCTGGTTCGCGCCGGCCGTCGTGGTCAGCATTGCGACCGTGCCGATGATGGCGCTGCGCTGGCAGCTGCTGCTCGAGGCCAAGCACGTGTCGGTGCCGCTCGGCTGGCTGACGCGCACCTACTTCGTCGCCCTCTTCGCGGGCCAGTTCCTGCCGGCAGCGATCGGCGGCGACGCCGTGCGCGTGGTCGAGCTCGGCCGGCGAACCGGCAACGCCCCGGAGTCGGTGGCGTCCGTCCTGATCGACCGGCTGGTCGGGCTGATCTCGCTCGTCGTCCTCGCGGTCGTGGCCGTCAGCGTCAGCGGCGTCGGGCGGCGGCCGGGCGTGGTCGCCGCCGAAGCGGCCTTCGGGGCCGCCGCGGCGGTGGCGCTCCTGCTGCTCTTCTCGGGCCGGGTGCGCGGCGCCGTCGCCCGCCGGCTCGAGCCGCGCGCCGCCGGCCGGCGGCTGGCGGTCGGCGGGCGCTTCTACGAGGCGCTGCACGCCTACCGCTCCCACCGCGGCGTGCTGGTCGCCGTGGGGCTGCTGGCGCTGCTCGTCCAGGTGGCGCGGGTCGGCGTGATCTGGATGCTCGCCCGGGCGCTCGGGCTCGACGTGCCCGACTCCGTGGTGCTGCTTGCCGGGCCGGTCGTGTTCGCGGCGCTGGCGCTGCCGGTCTCGCTGAACGGGATCGGCGTCCGCGAGGCCGTCTTCGTCTACTTCCTGCACGGGTACGCGACGCGGCCCCAGGCGATCGCGCTCGGCCTCGCCTTCTTCGCCGTCGGCACGCTCACGGCGCTCTGCGGCGCGGCCGTGCTGGTCGTACGCTTCGCCCGCTACGGCGTGGGCGCCGTGCGGCCGCGCACGGAGATCGGCGATCCGCCCGGGGCGAAGGGCGATTAG
- a CDS encoding DegT/DnrJ/EryC1/StrS family aminotransferase, with translation MSESTDTRLALDGGTPLRRTMLDFSPPVIGDEEVESVVATLRSGWLTSGPRTAELEERFAARTGVPHAVATSSCTEALHLSLVAAGIGAGDEVVTSSFTWPATVNAILHTGATPVFADVDPETLDVDPDAVRRAITSRTRALVPVHFAGGPCDMDALCAIAKEHGLRVIEDAAHAVEADVRGRRIGAIGDFTCFSLYATKSLAGGEGGIVTTAAADAAERLRLLRAHGITRDPWKRARTHTLGHYDVVEPGYKANLADLQAAAALPKLDRLESFHAHRAELVARYDTGLAPLAGIEPIGRPDYGRHAHHLYVVRIDPGTAGADRDVYAAALMAENVATGLHFLPVHTLTWYRENLAVPPLPVTELAGAQVLSLPLAAAHSDADIDDAIAAVRKVHAAYSP, from the coding sequence ATGAGCGAGTCGACCGACACCCGGCTGGCCCTCGACGGCGGCACGCCGCTGCGGCGGACGATGCTCGACTTCTCGCCGCCCGTGATCGGCGACGAGGAGGTCGAGTCGGTCGTCGCCACGCTCCGCTCGGGCTGGCTCACGTCGGGCCCGCGCACGGCCGAGCTCGAGGAGCGCTTCGCCGCCCGCACCGGCGTCCCCCACGCCGTGGCCACGTCGTCCTGCACCGAGGCCCTCCACCTCTCGCTCGTGGCCGCCGGGATCGGCGCCGGTGACGAGGTGGTCACGAGCTCCTTCACGTGGCCGGCCACGGTGAACGCGATCCTTCACACGGGCGCGACGCCGGTGTTCGCCGACGTCGACCCGGAGACCCTCGATGTCGACCCCGACGCCGTCCGCCGGGCGATCACGTCCCGCACGCGGGCGCTCGTACCGGTGCACTTCGCCGGCGGGCCGTGCGACATGGACGCGCTCTGCGCGATCGCCAAGGAGCACGGGCTGCGCGTGATCGAGGACGCCGCCCACGCCGTCGAGGCGGACGTGCGCGGCCGCAGGATCGGCGCGATCGGCGACTTCACCTGCTTCTCGCTCTACGCCACGAAGAGCCTGGCCGGCGGAGAGGGTGGCATCGTCACCACCGCGGCGGCCGACGCGGCCGAGCGGCTGCGGCTGCTGCGCGCGCACGGGATCACCCGCGACCCGTGGAAGCGGGCGCGCACGCACACCCTGGGCCACTACGACGTCGTCGAGCCCGGGTACAAGGCGAACCTGGCCGACCTGCAGGCGGCCGCGGCGCTGCCGAAGCTCGACCGGCTGGAGTCGTTCCACGCCCACCGGGCCGAGCTCGTCGCCCGCTACGACACCGGGCTCGCACCGCTGGCCGGGATCGAGCCGATCGGCCGGCCGGACTACGGCCGTCACGCCCACCACCTGTACGTCGTGCGGATCGATCCCGGCACGGCCGGCGCCGACCGCGACGTCTACGCCGCCGCGCTCATGGCCGAGAACGTGGCCACGGGCCTGCACTTCCTGCCCGTGCACACGCTCACGTGGTACCGCGAGAACCTGGCCGTCCCGCCCCTGCCGGTGACCGAGCTCGCGGGCGCGCAGGTGCTGTCGCTGCCGCTGGCCGCGGCGCACTCCGATGCCGACATCGACGACGCGATCGCGGCCGTGCGCAAGGTGCACGCGGCGTACTCGCCGTGA
- a CDS encoding ATP-grasp domain-containing protein yields MAGRPGLGADGAGRLTRPRTLVVLGGGPAQRHAIDAARALGMRTIVCDSDPRYADVAVSSEDGEGVRRTAREADGLIAPGTDWPVRIAAEAAEELRIPHPIPASVAITCTDKIAQRTRLDEAGVPQPRWSTDAPPSYPCVVKAPDRQGQRAMTIVRDADGLDGAADRARRGSRSGRVLFEEFVPGPEVTVNAFSADDRFVPVTVTDRIHFEGVPGVARRHVFPAAATGAAEAAGVAEAAVAAVGIGAGPSYIQLILADDGPRVVEVAARLGGGHDSEICRTAAGVDLAGAAVLAAVGEEVAAESLEPQRNGAAVIEFLAAPLGELVAASGPPDVRFFDEPGHVYGPLRIATDRAGYVLATAPDRAGALRRAAAAVDAVRFEVR; encoded by the coding sequence GTGGCAGGCCGTCCTGGCCTCGGAGCAGACGGCGCAGGCCGTCTGACGCGCCCCCGCACACTCGTGGTGCTCGGCGGCGGCCCCGCGCAGCGGCATGCGATCGACGCCGCCCGGGCCCTGGGGATGCGAACCATCGTGTGCGACTCCGACCCCCGCTACGCCGACGTCGCCGTCTCGAGCGAGGACGGCGAGGGCGTGCGCCGCACGGCCCGCGAGGCCGACGGCCTGATCGCCCCCGGCACGGACTGGCCGGTGCGGATCGCCGCCGAGGCGGCCGAGGAGCTGCGCATCCCCCACCCCATCCCGGCGTCCGTGGCGATCACCTGCACCGACAAGATCGCCCAGCGCACGCGCCTCGACGAGGCCGGCGTGCCGCAGCCGCGCTGGTCGACCGACGCGCCGCCGTCCTACCCGTGCGTGGTGAAGGCGCCGGACCGCCAGGGCCAGCGGGCCATGACGATCGTCCGCGACGCCGACGGCCTCGACGGGGCCGCCGACCGCGCCCGGCGCGGCTCCCGCAGCGGCCGCGTGCTCTTCGAGGAGTTCGTGCCCGGGCCCGAGGTGACCGTCAACGCCTTCTCGGCCGACGACCGCTTCGTGCCGGTGACGGTGACCGACCGCATCCACTTCGAAGGCGTCCCGGGAGTGGCCCGCCGGCACGTGTTCCCTGCCGCGGCGACCGGCGCCGCCGAGGCCGCCGGCGTCGCCGAGGCGGCTGTCGCGGCCGTCGGCATCGGCGCCGGGCCGAGCTACATCCAGCTGATCCTGGCCGACGACGGGCCGCGGGTCGTCGAGGTGGCTGCCCGCCTCGGCGGCGGACACGACTCCGAGATCTGCCGCACGGCGGCCGGCGTCGACCTGGCTGGCGCCGCGGTGCTGGCGGCAGTCGGCGAGGAGGTCGCGGCCGAGTCGCTCGAGCCGCAGCGAAACGGCGCCGCAGTGATCGAGTTCCTGGCCGCGCCCCTGGGCGAGCTGGTGGCCGCGAGCGGCCCGCCGGACGTGCGCTTCTTCGACGAGCCCGGACACGTCTACGGGCCGCTTCGGATCGCCACCGACCGGGCGGGCTACGTGCTCGCCACCGCTCCCGACCGGGCGGGCGCGCTGCGCCGCGCCGCCGCGGCCGTCGACGCCGTGCGGTTCGAGGTGCGATGA
- a CDS encoding dTDP-glucose 4,6-dehydratase gives MKRILVTGGAGFISSNMIRYLLHETPHDVVTMDALTYAGNMANLADVTEHERLRFIHGDIRDVADVTAALEGVDVIVNAAAESHVSKSIEEGGAEFVTTNVVGTQVLLDAMRKHPVERFILISSSEVYGTAVSDPMGEDHPLNPRSPYAGTKAGGDRLAYSYWCTYDLPVTVIRPFNNYGPYQHPEKVIPRFIIQALCDRPLTIHGNGHASRDWLHVFDTAEAITAACETPLEAIVGETINVATGIDETVEQIADMILDILGKPASLKQHIDERPGQVDRHIGSTEKAAQLLGWRSQIPFADGLERTIRWYRENPEWWQAVLASEQTAQAV, from the coding sequence GTGAAACGGATACTGGTGACCGGCGGGGCCGGCTTCATCTCGTCGAACATGATCCGCTATCTGCTGCACGAGACGCCGCACGACGTGGTGACGATGGACGCGCTCACGTACGCCGGCAACATGGCCAACCTTGCCGACGTGACGGAGCACGAGCGGCTGCGGTTCATCCACGGCGACATCCGCGACGTGGCCGACGTCACCGCCGCCCTCGAGGGCGTCGACGTGATCGTGAACGCCGCCGCCGAGTCACACGTGTCGAAGTCGATCGAGGAGGGCGGCGCCGAGTTCGTGACGACCAACGTCGTCGGGACGCAGGTGCTGCTCGACGCGATGCGCAAGCACCCGGTGGAGCGGTTCATCCTGATCTCCTCGTCGGAGGTGTACGGCACCGCCGTCTCCGATCCAATGGGCGAGGATCACCCGCTCAACCCGCGCTCGCCCTACGCGGGCACGAAGGCGGGCGGCGACCGGCTGGCCTACTCGTACTGGTGCACGTATGACCTGCCGGTCACGGTCATCCGCCCGTTCAACAACTACGGGCCGTACCAGCACCCCGAGAAGGTCATCCCCCGCTTCATCATCCAGGCCCTCTGCGACCGCCCGCTCACGATCCACGGCAACGGCCACGCCAGCCGTGACTGGCTGCACGTGTTCGACACGGCAGAGGCGATCACGGCGGCCTGCGAGACACCGCTGGAGGCGATCGTCGGCGAGACGATCAACGTGGCGACCGGCATCGACGAGACCGTCGAGCAGATCGCCGACATGATCCTCGACATCCTGGGCAAGCCGGCGTCGCTGAAGCAGCACATCGACGAGCGCCCGGGCCAGGTCGATCGCCACATCGGGTCGACCGAGAAGGCGGCGCAGCTGCTCGGCTGGCGCTCGCAGATCCCCTTCGCCGACGGGCTCGAGCGCACCATCCGCTGGTACCGCGAGAATCCCGAATGGTGGCAGGCCGTCCTGGCCTCGGAGCAGACGGCGCAGGCCGTCTGA
- a CDS encoding glycosyltransferase family 2 protein produces the protein MASDPVLAGAAEPAAAATPDVTVVVPVLNEEATLQPLYDGVVQTLDAAGIAAELIFVDDGSTDGTFAILERLHDADPRVRVVSFKRNFGQHPAMHAGIARARGRIVVTMDGDLQNQPADITRLIAAVEAGADVASGRRVTRKDPIFLRRLPSLVINKLLARLTGAHVADFGCAFNAYRRDALEPVMHRIGRQKFTKALVCSTGARVTEVALDHRARADRSRYGVVSLVKLALHVLTGFWAQLVQWLGTILGVLGILTSLGVGLWGVVYWIRNDNFPGPLFLGGLVLFVLGLQGFLMAVVGENLQRIQRDVEGRPLYYIERELG, from the coding sequence ATGGCTTCTGACCCCGTCCTGGCCGGCGCGGCCGAACCGGCGGCGGCCGCGACGCCCGACGTGACGGTGGTCGTGCCGGTGCTGAACGAGGAGGCCACGCTCCAGCCGCTCTACGACGGCGTCGTCCAGACCCTCGACGCCGCCGGGATCGCCGCAGAGCTGATCTTCGTCGACGACGGCTCGACCGACGGCACCTTCGCGATCCTGGAGCGCCTGCACGACGCCGATCCGCGCGTCCGCGTCGTGTCCTTCAAGCGCAACTTCGGCCAGCACCCCGCCATGCACGCCGGCATCGCCCGCGCCCGCGGCCGGATCGTCGTCACGATGGACGGCGACCTCCAGAACCAGCCGGCCGACATCACCCGCCTGATCGCCGCCGTCGAGGCCGGCGCGGACGTCGCCAGCGGCCGCCGGGTGACGCGCAAGGACCCGATCTTCCTGCGGCGGCTGCCGTCGCTCGTCATCAACAAGCTCCTCGCCCGCCTCACCGGCGCCCATGTGGCCGACTTCGGCTGCGCGTTCAACGCCTACCGGCGCGACGCCCTCGAGCCGGTCATGCACCGGATCGGGCGGCAGAAGTTCACGAAGGCGCTCGTCTGCTCGACCGGCGCGCGCGTGACCGAGGTCGCCCTCGACCACCGCGCCCGGGCCGACCGCAGCCGCTACGGCGTCGTCAGCCTGGTCAAGCTCGCGCTGCACGTCCTGACCGGCTTCTGGGCCCAGCTCGTGCAGTGGCTGGGGACGATCCTGGGCGTGCTCGGTATCCTTACGTCGCTGGGAGTGGGACTCTGGGGGGTCGTCTACTGGATCCGCAACGACAACTTCCCGGGACCGCTCTTTCTGGGCGGCCTCGTCCTGTTCGTCCTCGGCCTGCAGGGGTTCCTGATGGCCGTGGTGGGCGAGAATCTGCAGCGGATCCAGCGCGACGTCGAAGGGCGGCCGCTGTACTACATCGAACGCGAGCTCGGTTAG
- a CDS encoding glycosyltransferase family 39 protein: MLIRDGAGRILRARWPPLVALIATLGYAALVIGFGLDFRPLHNDEGVTLGVASRPSAADVLRVAVDHRHGPPLHYLLVHASLAWRYDILGLRLPSAVLGIVAVAVSYGFGRELVGRAGGAVVAIVTASSPITIHLGQFARGYTAMIAAAYASAWLMLVLIRTGKARWVAPYAVTALLLVSAHPFGLFALFSELVLMAIFAAVRLRHGLRSQRRLVAAVGAALVLGGLALLLLRHLYSPLQGKYGVGSGSSVIKLESQRFWERFGDAVSGSSHVGFAVVLAVATILGVVALSCRNRRAATFAAVWILLPLALLSVLTASSRDFAPERHLSFLLPGYAVAIAGFALELRARIGPRFGGLAAAAAVALLLAPGWVADHNELANFNADLRDASLYMSDRFGPDDVLATTAGTLSQAEDPRLIGAYAVLAAPGSSPLSTWQHAGSVRGCKLVHRIGQRHAPVGTLWLVMSVPDPRPVAQALRTAGADVHGFGTILVASALPRRPTVLSTLLTAHYLFRTAVEADPAAYDVRRMVRLYRHAAALEATGACG, encoded by the coding sequence ATGCTGATTCGCGACGGTGCAGGCCGGATCCTGCGCGCCCGCTGGCCGCCGCTCGTGGCGCTGATCGCCACGCTCGGCTACGCGGCTCTGGTCATCGGGTTCGGGCTCGACTTCCGCCCGCTGCACAACGACGAGGGCGTGACCCTCGGGGTGGCGTCGCGGCCGTCGGCCGCGGATGTTCTGCGAGTCGCCGTCGACCACCGCCACGGCCCGCCGCTGCACTACCTGCTCGTCCACGCGTCGCTGGCCTGGCGGTACGACATCCTCGGCCTGCGCCTGCCGTCGGCCGTGCTCGGCATCGTCGCCGTGGCCGTCAGCTACGGGTTCGGGCGCGAGCTGGTCGGCCGGGCCGGCGGGGCCGTGGTCGCGATCGTCACCGCCTCGTCGCCGATCACGATCCACCTGGGCCAGTTCGCGCGCGGGTACACGGCCATGATCGCCGCGGCCTACGCGAGCGCGTGGCTGATGCTGGTGCTGATCCGGACGGGAAAGGCCCGCTGGGTGGCGCCGTATGCCGTGACGGCGCTCCTGCTCGTCTCGGCGCACCCGTTCGGCCTCTTCGCGCTCTTCTCCGAGCTCGTGCTGATGGCGATCTTCGCCGCCGTGCGCCTGCGCCACGGACTGCGCAGTCAGCGCCGCCTGGTGGCCGCAGTGGGGGCGGCGCTCGTGCTCGGCGGGCTTGCGCTCCTGCTCCTGCGCCACCTGTATTCGCCGCTCCAGGGGAAGTACGGTGTGGGCTCGGGGTCGTCGGTGATCAAGCTCGAGTCGCAGCGGTTCTGGGAGCGGTTCGGCGATGCGGTGTCGGGGTCGAGCCACGTCGGGTTCGCGGTCGTGCTGGCCGTCGCGACCATCCTCGGCGTGGTCGCGCTCAGCTGCCGCAACCGGCGGGCGGCGACGTTCGCGGCGGTCTGGATCCTGCTCCCGCTCGCGCTCCTCTCCGTCCTCACGGCGTCGTCGCGCGACTTCGCCCCGGAGCGGCACCTGTCGTTCCTGCTGCCGGGTTACGCCGTCGCCATCGCCGGCTTCGCGCTCGAGCTGCGCGCTCGCATCGGCCCCCGCTTCGGCGGCCTGGCGGCCGCGGCCGCGGTCGCGCTCCTGCTCGCCCCGGGCTGGGTCGCCGACCACAACGAGCTTGCGAACTTCAACGCCGACCTGCGCGACGCGAGCCTCTACATGTCCGACCGGTTCGGGCCGGACGACGTGCTGGCGACGACGGCGGGCACGCTCTCGCAGGCCGAGGATCCGCGCCTGATCGGCGCCTACGCAGTCCTCGCCGCCCCCGGCTCCTCGCCGCTCTCGACCTGGCAGCACGCCGGCTCGGTGCGGGGCTGCAAGCTCGTCCACCGGATCGGCCAGCGGCACGCGCCGGTGGGGACGCTGTGGCTGGTCATGTCGGTGCCCGACCCGCGGCCGGTCGCCCAGGCCCTGCGCACCGCGGGCGCCGACGTGCATGGGTTCGGCACGATCCTCGTGGCCTCGGCGCTCCCGCGCCGGCCGACGGTGCTCTCGACGCTCCTGACCGCCCACTACCTCTTCCGCACGGCCGTCGAGGCCGACCCGGCCGCCTACGACGTGCGCCGGATGGTGCGCCTCTACCGCCACGCCGCCGCCCTCGAGGCGACGGGGGCGTGCGGGTGA